Proteins from one Bradyrhizobium roseum genomic window:
- the cbiB gene encoding adenosylcobinamide-phosphate synthase CbiB — translation MLLALATDAVLGWPSAIHARIGHPVTWIGALTAVLDQTFNRADGTAAMRRGAGIGVAIAIITLAAGVGWACAAMLPGGWPGLVLTAILAWPLVAARSMHDHVDAVARPLMSGDLPAARQAVAMIVGRDPSQLDAAGIARAATESLAENTSDGIVAPLFWGAILGLPGIAAYKAINTLDSMIGHRTPRHEAFGWAAARIDDVANLIPARLTGLLFAIVSVRPRLALATMWRDAHHHRSPNAGWPEAAMAGALGVRLSGPRIYGGQLAQEPWLNGEAPDPSAADLNRALALYRRAMLVLAAGLALLALL, via the coding sequence ATGCTGCTCGCATTGGCGACCGACGCAGTCCTCGGCTGGCCATCGGCGATCCACGCCCGGATCGGGCATCCCGTCACATGGATCGGGGCGCTGACGGCCGTGCTGGACCAGACCTTCAACCGCGCGGACGGCACCGCCGCCATGCGGCGCGGCGCTGGAATCGGTGTGGCAATTGCCATCATCACGCTTGCGGCGGGCGTGGGCTGGGCCTGTGCGGCCATGTTGCCCGGCGGATGGCCGGGCTTGGTCCTCACCGCAATTTTGGCCTGGCCGCTTGTCGCCGCGCGCTCGATGCACGACCATGTCGATGCCGTGGCGCGGCCGTTGATGTCGGGCGATCTGCCGGCGGCACGACAGGCGGTCGCCATGATCGTCGGACGCGATCCGTCGCAGCTCGATGCGGCCGGCATCGCGAGGGCTGCGACCGAGAGCCTCGCCGAAAACACCTCCGATGGAATCGTGGCACCGCTGTTCTGGGGCGCAATCCTCGGTCTTCCGGGCATTGCGGCCTACAAGGCGATCAACACGCTGGACTCCATGATCGGCCATCGCACCCCAAGGCATGAAGCTTTCGGCTGGGCGGCGGCGCGTATCGATGATGTCGCGAACCTGATTCCGGCGCGGCTGACGGGGTTGTTGTTCGCGATCGTTTCCGTTCGCCCTCGCCTGGCGCTGGCGACAATGTGGCGCGATGCGCACCATCACCGTTCACCCAACGCCGGCTGGCCGGAAGCCGCGATGGCCGGTGCACTCGGTGTTCGGCTGTCCGGCCCCCGCATCTACGGAGGTCAGCTCGCGCAGGAACCCTGGCTGAACGGCGAAGCCCCCGATCCTTCAGCCGCAGATTTGAACCGCGCCCTTGCGCTTTATCGCCGGGCCATGCTTGTGCTGGCCGCGGGGCTTGCGCTTCTCGCGCTGCTCTGA
- a CDS encoding mandelate racemase/muconate lactonizing enzyme family protein: MATIKTVESGLFRIPLTVTLSDSTHGEIAAFELVTCRIRDADGAEGTGYTYTVGRNGGAIADILRREIPELIEGREADDTEAIWNHVWWALHYGGRGGPPVLALSALDIALWDLKARRANLPLFRLLGGFNARVPCYAGGIDLDLSVEALLRQTDDNLAKGFRAIKMKVGRPDLAADVARVQAMRKHLGDGFPLMADANMKWTVEEAIRAARALQPFDLTWLEEPIIPDDIAGHVRIMAAGGVPIAAGENLRTLWEFKNYIAAGAVSYPEPDVTDCGGVTGFMKVARLAEAFNLPVTSHGAHDITVHLLAACSNRSYLEAHGFGLDRYIEHPLVLDQGMALAPLRPGHGITFDWNGLARLAR, encoded by the coding sequence ATGGCGACGATCAAGACAGTCGAGAGCGGGCTTTTTCGCATCCCGCTGACAGTCACCCTCTCCGACAGCACGCATGGCGAAATCGCGGCCTTTGAACTGGTGACATGCCGCATTCGCGATGCCGACGGGGCGGAAGGCACCGGCTACACCTACACCGTGGGCCGCAATGGCGGTGCGATCGCCGATATCCTCCGGCGCGAGATCCCCGAGCTGATCGAAGGCCGGGAGGCCGACGACACCGAGGCGATCTGGAACCATGTGTGGTGGGCCCTGCATTATGGCGGGCGCGGCGGGCCGCCGGTGCTGGCGCTCTCGGCGCTCGATATCGCCTTGTGGGACCTGAAGGCGCGGCGCGCCAATCTCCCGCTGTTTCGTCTGCTCGGCGGCTTCAACGCCCGCGTACCCTGCTATGCCGGCGGCATCGACCTCGATCTTTCCGTCGAGGCATTGCTGAGGCAAACCGACGACAATCTCGCCAAGGGCTTTCGCGCCATCAAGATGAAGGTGGGCCGGCCGGATCTCGCCGCCGACGTCGCGCGGGTGCAGGCGATGCGGAAACATCTCGGCGACGGCTTTCCGCTGATGGCCGATGCCAACATGAAATGGACGGTCGAGGAAGCCATCCGCGCCGCGCGCGCCCTGCAGCCGTTCGACCTCACCTGGCTGGAAGAGCCGATCATTCCCGACGACATCGCCGGCCATGTCCGCATCATGGCGGCCGGCGGCGTGCCGATCGCGGCCGGTGAGAATTTACGCACGCTGTGGGAATTCAAGAACTACATCGCGGCCGGCGCGGTGTCCTATCCGGAGCCCGACGTTACCGATTGCGGCGGCGTCACCGGCTTCATGAAGGTCGCGCGGCTCGCCGAAGCCTTCAACCTGCCGGTCACCAGCCACGGCGCGCACGACATCACGGTTCACCTGCTCGCTGCCTGCTCCAACCGTTCCTACCTCGAGGCGCACGGCTTTGGGCTGGATCGCTATATCGAGCACCCGCTCGTGCTCGATCAGGGCATGGCGCTGGCGCCGCTGCGGCCCGGGCATGGGATTACCTTCGACTGGAACGGACTGGCGCGGCTCGCGCGATAA
- the cobU gene encoding bifunctional adenosylcobinamide kinase/adenosylcobinamide-phosphate guanylyltransferase, which produces MGRTVLVTGGARSGKSAIAEARALSFAPRAIYIATAEARDGEMAARIAAHQARRGDNWRTHAEPLDLTGALAVTDGQGPRLVDCLTLWLTNVMLGGHDWQAAGRALVAALPAQTDPVILVTNEVGAGIVPENALAREFRDAAGILNQWIAAVADEVTLAVAGLPLKVK; this is translated from the coding sequence ATGGGCAGAACAGTTCTCGTGACGGGCGGCGCGCGTTCGGGCAAGAGCGCGATCGCCGAGGCGCGCGCACTCAGCTTTGCACCCCGCGCTATCTACATCGCCACGGCCGAGGCGCGCGATGGCGAAATGGCGGCACGGATCGCGGCGCATCAGGCGCGGCGCGGAGACAACTGGCGCACCCATGCCGAGCCGCTCGATCTGACCGGCGCGCTGGCGGTAACCGACGGGCAGGGGCCGCGCCTGGTCGATTGCCTGACGTTGTGGCTGACCAACGTGATGCTGGGCGGCCACGACTGGCAGGCCGCCGGCCGCGCGCTGGTTGCAGCGCTTCCCGCGCAGACCGATCCGGTGATCCTGGTCACCAACGAGGTCGGCGCCGGCATCGTGCCGGAGAATGCGTTGGCGCGAGAATTTCGCGACGCCGCGGGTATTCTCAACCAGTGGATCGCCGCCGTGGCCGACGAAGTGACGCTGGCGGTGGCAGGGCTTCCTCTAAAGGTGAAATGA
- a CDS encoding TonB-dependent receptor — MNSVSRRASQRTFFLYSIALSSILWPLDAWTQSTPQASRTLDPVVVTTPTRTVTAHQSSSSASAGRSTRGGRKRTAAATPSTIVPTAPAAPPLTLNQTAGSGSRLNLTRLQTPASVEIINAETMAERGQHSVIAAVTQNATGFTASPAPGNGGLSFNTRGFTGNSTVMTLYDGTRLYVGAGTLTFPFDTWSAQRIEVLRGPASVMYGEGAVGGAINVISKMPLTVQRNEAEVSVDSNMTKRLAVDSGGPINKDVAYRVTAIGNMSDGWVDRDKTSNAAVSAAVRVQASETLAWTLSTDYGDRSPSRYFGTPLINGRLDESLRFKNYNVGDSSIRYRDSWNQLKTEWQVSDSITVHNALYYLNSQRHWRNVESYAWNKTTGLIDRSSYIEIFHNQQQIGNRMDATFRGHVLGMKNEFVAGFDVNRIDFTHTNNSPYSGASSVNPYSFDPGVFLSPIPTVPSFSTVTSQYAVFAEDRLSVTDQLSLVFGVRQDQPVVNRTDLITPANGFEKSFSATSWRAGAVYNLVKDIALYGQYSTAVDPVGSLITLATTQKDFQLSTGKQAEVGIKQSFWQGRGEWTFAGYHIVKNNLLARDPSNPALTQQIGQQSSRGVEASIGLVLDHGWRIDANTAWLRAKYDDFVQSVNGAAVNFAGNVPVNVPQQVSNVWLTWAFAPQWSVNGGVQIVGRTFADNANTLARPAYTVVNGGLQWKPDAKTTMALRVYNLFDTVYATSGNTTQWLLGMPRTAELSLNVRF, encoded by the coding sequence ATGAACTCCGTCTCCCGCCGTGCGTCGCAACGCACCTTTTTTTTGTATTCTATTGCTCTCTCCTCCATTCTCTGGCCGCTCGACGCGTGGACGCAGAGCACGCCGCAAGCGAGCCGGACGCTCGATCCGGTCGTCGTGACGACGCCGACGCGCACGGTCACCGCGCACCAGTCCAGCAGCAGCGCGAGTGCCGGCCGTTCAACCCGTGGCGGCAGGAAGCGCACGGCGGCGGCGACACCATCGACAATTGTTCCGACCGCACCGGCCGCGCCCCCGCTGACGTTGAACCAGACGGCAGGCAGCGGCAGCCGTCTCAACCTGACGCGGCTGCAGACGCCGGCCAGCGTTGAAATCATCAACGCCGAGACCATGGCCGAACGCGGCCAGCACAGCGTGATCGCCGCCGTCACCCAGAACGCGACCGGCTTCACCGCCAGTCCCGCGCCCGGCAATGGCGGGCTCTCCTTCAACACCCGCGGCTTCACCGGCAATTCGACGGTGATGACGCTCTACGACGGCACGCGGCTTTATGTCGGCGCGGGCACCCTGACGTTCCCGTTCGACACCTGGTCGGCGCAACGCATCGAAGTGCTGCGCGGGCCGGCGTCGGTGATGTACGGCGAGGGGGCCGTCGGGGGCGCGATCAATGTGATCTCGAAGATGCCACTCACCGTCCAGCGCAACGAGGCGGAAGTGTCTGTCGACAGCAACATGACCAAACGACTCGCGGTCGACAGCGGCGGCCCGATCAACAAGGACGTCGCCTATCGCGTGACCGCCATCGGCAACATGTCGGATGGTTGGGTCGATCGCGACAAGACGTCCAACGCTGCGGTCTCTGCCGCGGTTCGCGTGCAGGCCTCGGAGACGCTGGCATGGACGCTGTCCACCGATTACGGCGATCGCAGTCCGTCGCGCTATTTCGGCACGCCGTTGATCAACGGGCGGCTCGACGAGTCCCTGCGGTTCAAGAACTACAATGTCGGCGACAGCAGCATCCGCTACCGCGACAGCTGGAATCAGCTGAAGACAGAATGGCAGGTCAGCGACAGCATCACGGTCCACAATGCGCTGTACTACCTGAACAGCCAGCGTCACTGGCGCAATGTCGAAAGCTACGCCTGGAACAAGACCACGGGCCTGATCGACCGCAGTTCCTATATCGAGATATTTCACAACCAGCAGCAGATCGGCAACCGGATGGACGCGACCTTTCGCGGCCATGTGCTGGGGATGAAGAACGAGTTCGTTGCAGGTTTCGACGTCAACCGGATCGATTTCACCCACACGAACAACTCGCCCTATAGCGGCGCCTCGTCGGTCAATCCCTATTCGTTCGATCCCGGCGTGTTTCTGAGCCCGATCCCCACCGTCCCGTCCTTCAGCACCGTCACCAGCCAGTATGCCGTGTTCGCCGAGGACCGGCTGTCGGTGACCGATCAGCTATCGCTGGTCTTCGGCGTGCGCCAGGACCAGCCGGTCGTCAACCGCACCGACCTGATCACGCCGGCAAACGGTTTTGAAAAGTCGTTCTCGGCGACGAGCTGGCGCGCCGGCGCGGTGTATAATCTGGTCAAGGATATCGCGCTGTACGGACAATATTCGACGGCGGTCGATCCGGTCGGCAGTCTGATCACGCTGGCGACCACGCAGAAGGATTTTCAGCTATCCACCGGCAAGCAGGCCGAGGTCGGGATCAAGCAATCGTTCTGGCAGGGCCGCGGCGAGTGGACGTTCGCTGGCTATCACATCGTGAAGAACAACCTGCTGGCACGCGATCCCAGCAATCCGGCGTTGACCCAGCAGATCGGCCAGCAATCGTCGCGCGGCGTCGAAGCGTCGATCGGGCTGGTGCTCGATCATGGCTGGCGCATCGACGCCAACACGGCCTGGCTGCGCGCAAAATACGATGACTTCGTCCAGTCGGTGAATGGCGCTGCCGTCAATTTCGCCGGCAACGTTCCCGTCAATGTCCCGCAGCAGGTATCGAATGTTTGGCTGACCTGGGCATTCGCGCCGCAATGGTCCGTCAATGGCGGCGTTCAGATCGTCGGCCGAACCTTCGCCGACAACGCCAACACGCTGGCGCGTCCAGCCTATACCGTGGTCAATGGCGGGTTGCAGTGGAAGCCGGATGCGAAGACCACCATGGCCCTGCGGGTCTACAACCTGTTCGACACGGTCTATGCCACATCCGGCAACACCACGCAGTGGCTGCTGGGCATGCCGCGCACGGCCGAGCTCTCTCTCAACGTCAGGTTCTGA
- a CDS encoding ankyrin repeat domain-containing protein, whose protein sequence is MHAIAALVAVPLTMAPASAQVAPLEAELRAYGGLHAAAARGDVADIEARIAVGDNKEAVDARRRTPLHVAVYQKRHEAARALMRLGADPNQLEIDRYDIITIAAVANDVPMLKIALEGGGNPKAVTSVYDGTALIAAAHLGHAEIVRTLIAAGAPLDHVNNLKWTALIESIVLGDGGGNHTETLRALVEAGANVNIPDGNGATPLALARSRGYRDMVAILEKAGAK, encoded by the coding sequence ATGCATGCCATCGCGGCACTTGTGGCTGTGCCCCTGACCATGGCGCCCGCATCGGCGCAGGTCGCCCCGCTTGAGGCCGAACTGCGCGCCTATGGCGGGCTGCATGCCGCCGCGGCCCGGGGCGATGTCGCCGATATCGAAGCGCGGATCGCGGTCGGCGACAACAAGGAGGCGGTTGATGCGCGTCGTCGCACGCCCCTGCATGTCGCGGTCTACCAAAAGCGGCACGAAGCGGCGCGCGCGCTGATGCGGCTCGGCGCCGATCCGAACCAGCTCGAAATCGACCGCTATGACATCATCACCATCGCCGCGGTCGCCAATGACGTGCCGATGCTCAAGATCGCGCTGGAAGGCGGCGGTAACCCGAAGGCGGTCACCAGCGTCTACGATGGCACGGCGCTGATCGCGGCGGCGCATCTCGGCCACGCCGAGATCGTGCGGACGCTGATCGCCGCCGGTGCGCCGCTCGATCACGTCAACAATCTGAAATGGACCGCGCTGATCGAATCGATCGTGCTCGGCGACGGCGGCGGCAACCACACCGAAACCCTGCGTGCGCTGGTCGAGGCCGGCGCCAACGTCAATATTCCCGATGGCAACGGCGCGACGCCGCTCGCGCTCGCGCGCAGCCGCGGCTACCGCGACATGGTTGCGATCCTGGAGAAGGCCGGGGCCAAGTAG
- a CDS encoding DUF3750 domain-containing protein, with translation MLFPIGLSAGRYWLGESRGNWQTADRSSAGLLPLPSQHTEAIIRVYGARTVRWKAIFAIHTWIVVKEANASTYTRYDYTAWGEPIRTNGFAADARWFGAVPETIAAVDGPEANRLIPKIRHVVENYKFRAYGDYNAWPGPNSNTFVQAVLDAVPELKTVLPPTAIGKDFPYRGEWFGLTPSGTGAYASAGGYLGLTIGWVEGLEINFLGAVLGLDIRRPALKLPGIGRLGLTAGI, from the coding sequence ATGCTTTTCCCGATCGGCCTGTCCGCTGGGCGCTACTGGCTGGGGGAATCCCGGGGCAACTGGCAGACGGCCGACCGTTCCAGCGCGGGCCTGTTGCCGCTGCCGTCGCAGCATACAGAGGCGATCATCCGGGTGTACGGCGCGCGCACGGTGCGATGGAAGGCGATATTCGCCATCCACACCTGGATCGTCGTCAAGGAAGCCAACGCTTCGACGTATACGCGTTATGATTATACCGCCTGGGGCGAACCCATTCGCACCAATGGGTTTGCAGCCGACGCGCGCTGGTTTGGCGCCGTCCCCGAGACCATCGCCGCCGTCGACGGTCCGGAAGCGAACCGTCTGATTCCAAAGATCCGCCATGTCGTCGAGAACTACAAGTTCCGCGCCTACGGCGACTACAACGCGTGGCCGGGGCCGAACTCCAATACGTTTGTGCAGGCCGTGCTGGATGCGGTTCCCGAACTCAAGACCGTGCTGCCGCCGACCGCGATCGGCAAGGACTTTCCCTATCGCGGCGAGTGGTTCGGCCTGACGCCGTCAGGCACCGGCGCCTACGCTTCTGCGGGAGGCTACCTCGGCCTTACCATCGGATGGGTCGAAGGCCTGGAGATCAATTTCCTGGGCGCGGTGCTGGGGCTCGACATTCGTCGCCCCGCGCTGAAACTTCCGGGCATCGGCCGGTTGGGATTGACGGCCGGAATCTGA
- the cobD gene encoding threonine-phosphate decarboxylase CobD, which translates to MRDHGGDIDTAQARVGGTDWIDLSTGINRVPYPLPSLPQEVWTALPTVAATARLLTAAGGAYQSQAPILAVAGAQAAIQMIPRLSAPARARILTPTYNEHSAAFRNAGWQVDEVATLAALEGADLAVVVNPNNPDGRKHAPEDLLRLTTRVERLVVDESFADAWPDLSLAPRAGQGRLVVLRSFGKFYGLAGVRLGFILGSKTDVAALAEIAGPWPVSGPAIAVGTAALSDRSWAEATVARLRADAAHLDRLAQSANWKCVGGTDLFRLYDTPNALAAREKLAQHQIWTRMFPYSDRWLRLGLPGQPTEWDRLAAALRD; encoded by the coding sequence ATTCGCGACCACGGCGGCGATATCGACACGGCGCAGGCGCGCGTCGGCGGTACGGACTGGATCGACCTGTCCACCGGCATCAATCGCGTGCCCTATCCGCTGCCGTCGTTGCCGCAGGAGGTGTGGACCGCGCTCCCGACCGTTGCGGCGACGGCGCGTCTGCTGACGGCCGCCGGTGGGGCCTATCAGTCGCAAGCGCCGATCCTCGCGGTCGCCGGCGCGCAGGCGGCGATCCAGATGATCCCGCGACTTTCTGCGCCGGCACGCGCGCGCATCCTGACCCCCACTTACAACGAACACAGCGCCGCGTTTCGCAACGCCGGCTGGCAGGTCGACGAGGTGGCGACGCTTGCCGCACTCGAAGGCGCCGATCTCGCGGTTGTGGTCAACCCCAACAATCCCGATGGTCGCAAGCATGCGCCGGAAGATCTGCTGCGATTGACGACGCGAGTCGAAAGGCTGGTGGTCGACGAGAGCTTCGCCGACGCCTGGCCCGATCTTTCGCTGGCTCCCAGGGCCGGACAAGGGCGGCTGGTCGTGCTGCGCTCGTTCGGAAAGTTCTACGGCCTCGCCGGCGTGCGACTGGGGTTCATCCTCGGTTCGAAAACCGACGTCGCTGCGCTTGCCGAAATAGCCGGCCCGTGGCCGGTGTCCGGCCCGGCCATCGCCGTCGGCACGGCGGCATTGTCGGATCGTTCCTGGGCCGAGGCCACCGTGGCGCGGCTGCGCGCCGATGCCGCGCACCTCGATCGCCTCGCGCAATCAGCCAACTGGAAATGTGTGGGAGGAACCGACCTGTTCCGGCTATACGACACGCCAAACGCATTGGCCGCGCGAGAAAAATTGGCCCAACACCAAATCTGGACGCGCATGTTCCCTTATTCCGATCGCTGGCTCAGGCTTGGCCTGCCCGGGCAACCGACGGAATGGGATCGGCTGGCTGCGGCGTTGCGGGACTGA
- a CDS encoding PepSY domain-containing protein, with amino-acid sequence MRRTMRRARRWLYVVHRWIGIGTCVLFAIWFLSGLVMMYVAFPQFTDAERWAALPPIAWDKMQLTPNRAMEVAGFTHYPRDLRLAMLNDEPVYRLLGWDGARKTVSAADGRVIDRITPEQAVAAARLYPNAVNPEIIETVERDQWSVTARFDPLRPLYLISLADPGGTQLYVSSRTGEIALDTTRTERIWNWLGSIPHWIYPTILRKDGATWRQVVLWISGICMVAAVTGFWVGILRLRLRRRYRGGAVTPYRGWMAWHHIAGLIGGVFVVTWMFSGWLSLNPGDFLAGRGMAREMAVRYGGSEAPHMPAGFLSGPKPDGPAAVEARFVWLGGKPLVALTGRDGGRCTLDPETGIVTQVPEERIFEAARRLMPDDIMTMRLRLDQPDAYWYSHHQQRQLPVLRAGFDDAAHSWFHIDPVTGDILGRTDDSRRTYRWLFNALHSLDFALLLGYRPAWDAVVWLLSLLGLIVSLSGVVIGWRRLQR; translated from the coding sequence ATGCGGCGGACCATGCGACGGGCGCGGCGATGGCTCTATGTCGTCCATCGCTGGATCGGCATCGGCACCTGCGTGCTGTTTGCGATATGGTTCCTCTCCGGCCTCGTCATGATGTATGTGGCGTTTCCGCAGTTCACCGATGCCGAGCGCTGGGCGGCACTGCCGCCGATCGCATGGGACAAGATGCAACTGACCCCGAATCGGGCGATGGAAGTCGCAGGCTTCACGCACTATCCACGTGATCTGCGGCTCGCGATGCTGAACGACGAGCCGGTATACCGGTTGCTCGGCTGGGATGGCGCGCGCAAGACCGTATCGGCGGCCGATGGCCGCGTCATCGACCGCATCACGCCCGAGCAGGCGGTGGCGGCCGCCCGGCTTTATCCCAACGCCGTGAATCCTGAGATCATCGAGACGGTGGAGCGCGATCAATGGAGCGTCACCGCGCGCTTCGACCCGTTGCGGCCGCTCTACCTGATTTCGCTCGCAGACCCCGGCGGGACGCAACTCTACGTCTCCTCGCGCACCGGCGAGATCGCGCTCGACACCACGCGGACGGAGCGGATCTGGAACTGGCTCGGATCGATCCCGCATTGGATCTATCCGACGATCCTGCGCAAGGACGGCGCGACCTGGCGACAGGTGGTGCTTTGGATTTCCGGCATCTGCATGGTGGCGGCCGTCACCGGGTTCTGGGTCGGCATTTTGCGGCTGCGGTTGCGTCGCCGCTACCGAGGCGGTGCGGTCACGCCGTATCGTGGCTGGATGGCCTGGCATCACATTGCCGGACTGATCGGCGGTGTCTTCGTCGTGACCTGGATGTTCAGCGGCTGGCTGTCGCTCAATCCCGGCGATTTCCTTGCCGGGCGCGGAATGGCGCGCGAGATGGCGGTGCGCTATGGCGGCAGCGAGGCTCCGCACATGCCTGCCGGGTTTCTGTCAGGGCCGAAGCCGGACGGACCTGCCGCCGTCGAGGCTCGTTTCGTCTGGCTCGGAGGCAAGCCGCTCGTGGCACTGACCGGCCGCGACGGCGGACGTTGCACGCTCGATCCGGAAACGGGCATCGTAACTCAGGTGCCGGAAGAACGGATTTTCGAAGCCGCGCGGCGACTAATGCCAGACGATATCATGACGATGCGGCTGCGGCTGGACCAGCCCGACGCCTACTGGTATTCGCACCACCAGCAACGGCAGCTGCCGGTGCTGCGGGCGGGTTTTGACGACGCCGCGCACAGCTGGTTTCATATTGATCCCGTGACCGGCGATATTCTGGGGCGCACCGACGACAGCCGCCGGACCTACCGCTGGCTGTTCAATGCGCTGCACAGTCTTGATTTCGCGCTGCTGCTTGGCTACCGCCCGGCATGGGATGCCGTGGTGTGGTTGCTTTCGCTGCTGGGATTGATCGTCTCGCTGAGTGGCGTTGTGATCGGCTGGCGGCGTCTGCAGCGATAG